The following are encoded together in the Kribbella sp. CA-293567 genome:
- the rpmE gene encoding 50S ribosomal protein L31 → MKSDIHPNYVATKVTCACGASFDTHSTAESGSIHSDVCSQCHPFYTGKQKILDTGGRVARFEKRYAKK, encoded by the coding sequence ATGAAGAGCGACATCCACCCGAACTACGTGGCGACCAAGGTCACCTGCGCCTGCGGTGCCTCGTTCGACACGCACTCGACCGCCGAGAGTGGCTCCATCCACTCCGACGTGTGCTCGCAGTGCCACCCCTTCTACACCGGCAAGCAGAAGATTCTCGACACCGGTGGCCGCGTCGCCCGCTTCGAGAAGCGGTACGCCAAGAAGTAG
- the prfA gene encoding peptide chain release factor 1: MFEAVQTLKAEYAELERRMSDPELHSDQAVARQVGKRYAALAPVVRTYDEWLQTADDIEAAKELAHEDASFAEEATRLEHRRDELAEKLQVLLVPRDPSDDKDAILEIKAGEGGDESALFAGDLLKMYLKYAESQNWKTEVLDSAESDLGGYKSITVAVKAKGTPEPGEAPYAKLKFEGGVHRVQRVPVTESQGRIHTSAAGVLVLPEAEDVDVEIDQNDLRIDVFRSSGPGGQSVNTTDSAVRITHLPTGIVVSMQNEKSQLQNREQAMRVLRSRLLAAAQEAADQEASDARRSQIRTVDRSERVRTYNFPENRFSDHRVGYKAHNLDQVLNGDIAAVIQALTEADLTARLEAVDSQ; the protein is encoded by the coding sequence ATGTTCGAAGCTGTACAGACGCTCAAGGCGGAGTACGCCGAGCTCGAGCGGCGGATGTCGGATCCCGAGCTGCACTCCGACCAGGCGGTGGCCCGTCAGGTCGGCAAGCGGTACGCCGCGCTGGCACCGGTGGTCCGCACCTACGACGAGTGGCTGCAGACCGCCGACGACATCGAGGCGGCCAAGGAGCTGGCGCACGAGGACGCGAGCTTCGCCGAGGAGGCGACCAGGCTCGAGCACCGGCGCGACGAACTGGCCGAGAAGCTGCAGGTGCTGCTGGTCCCGCGCGACCCGAGCGACGACAAGGACGCGATCCTCGAGATCAAGGCCGGTGAGGGCGGCGACGAGTCCGCGTTGTTCGCCGGCGACCTGCTGAAGATGTACCTGAAGTACGCCGAGTCGCAGAACTGGAAGACCGAGGTGCTCGACTCGGCCGAGTCCGATCTGGGCGGCTACAAGTCGATCACCGTCGCGGTGAAGGCCAAGGGCACGCCCGAGCCCGGCGAGGCGCCGTACGCGAAGCTGAAGTTCGAGGGTGGCGTGCACCGGGTCCAGCGGGTGCCGGTGACCGAGTCGCAGGGCCGGATCCACACCAGCGCGGCCGGCGTCCTGGTGCTGCCCGAGGCCGAGGACGTGGACGTCGAGATCGACCAGAACGACCTGCGGATCGACGTCTTCCGCTCCTCCGGTCCGGGCGGCCAGAGCGTCAACACGACCGACTCCGCGGTCCGGATCACGCACCTCCCGACCGGCATCGTCGTTTCCATGCAGAACGAGAAGTCCCAGCTGCAGAACCGTGAGCAAGCCATGCGAGTACTGCGGTCCCGGCTGCTCGCCGCCGCCCAGGAGGCCGCCGACCAGGAGGCGTCCGACGCCCGGCGTTCGCAGATCCGCACGGTCGACCGCTCGGAGCGCGTCCGCACCTACAACTTCCCGGAGAACCGCTTCTCCGACCACCGGGTCGGCTACAAGGCGCACAACCTGGACCAGGTGCTCAACGGTGACATCGCCGCCGTGATCCAGGCCCTGACCGAAGCGGATCTCACCGCTCGCCTAGAGGCCGTCGACAGCCAGTGA
- the prmC gene encoding peptide chain release factor N(5)-glutamine methyltransferase, whose amino-acid sequence MSVRTLLAEATHQLAEAGVASPDYDAAELLAHVTGVRRMQLGLVKPTADQEAQYAALLARRAQREPLQHLTGTAAFRYRDLAVGPGVFVPRPETEVLVGWILDKLADIENPLVVDLCSGSGAIAGAVATERPDSTVHAVELSADACVWARRNLAGTGATLHEGDIDGCLPELDGQIDAVISNPPYIPLTAWESVTAEVRDHDPALALWSGDDGLDEIKIVAATAGRLLKPGGWFGCEHADVQGESAPAVFASTGLFTEVRDQLDLAGRHRFATGRRV is encoded by the coding sequence GTGAGCGTCCGCACTCTGCTCGCCGAAGCCACCCACCAGCTGGCGGAGGCAGGTGTCGCCTCACCCGACTACGACGCCGCTGAGCTCCTTGCCCACGTCACCGGCGTACGCCGCATGCAGCTGGGCCTCGTAAAGCCCACAGCCGACCAGGAAGCGCAGTACGCCGCACTGCTGGCCCGTCGGGCCCAACGCGAGCCACTGCAGCACCTGACCGGTACTGCGGCCTTCCGCTACCGGGACCTGGCTGTCGGGCCAGGGGTCTTCGTGCCGCGGCCGGAGACCGAGGTGCTCGTGGGGTGGATTCTGGACAAGCTCGCCGACATCGAGAACCCGTTGGTGGTCGACCTCTGCAGCGGCTCGGGTGCGATCGCCGGAGCTGTCGCCACCGAGCGACCGGACAGCACTGTGCACGCAGTGGAGTTGTCGGCCGACGCCTGTGTCTGGGCTCGCCGCAACCTGGCCGGGACCGGTGCCACCCTCCACGAGGGCGACATCGACGGCTGCCTGCCGGAGTTGGACGGGCAGATCGACGCAGTCATCTCCAACCCGCCGTACATTCCGTTGACCGCGTGGGAGTCCGTCACGGCCGAAGTACGGGACCACGACCCGGCACTCGCGCTGTGGTCGGGCGATGACGGCCTGGACGAGATCAAGATCGTAGCGGCCACGGCCGGCCGGCTGCTCAAGCCCGGTGGCTGGTTCGGCTGCGAGCACGCCGACGTACAGGGGGAGTCCGCGCCGGCGGTGTTCGCCTCGACAGGGCTCTTCACCGAGGTCCGCGACCAGCTGGACCTGGCCGGCCGCCATCGCTTCGCCACCGGCCGCCGGGTCTGA
- a CDS encoding adenosine deaminase, with the protein MTVTREFLAGLPKAELHVHHVGSASPRIVAELAARHPGTRVPADAAALAEYFVFTDFAKFIEIYLSVVDLISTPEDVRLLTYEVAREMAGQNIRYCELTVTPYTSVLRGVAPEAFCEAIEDARTAAEKELGVVLRWIFDIPGESGLPAAAETLRIATELRPEGLVGFGLGGPEIGVPRPQFAPYFDAARAAGLHSVPHAGETTGPETIWDALRVLKAERIGHGTSALQDPALVDHLGEHRIPLEVSPTSNLATRVVASYDEHPLRGMVEAGLVVTINSDDPPMFGTDLVSEYAVAADLLNLDNQGAADLARTAVEVSFADDGTKTALLAEIDEYVAQA; encoded by the coding sequence ATGACTGTGACGCGTGAGTTCCTGGCCGGCCTGCCGAAGGCCGAACTGCATGTCCACCACGTCGGTTCGGCCTCGCCGCGGATCGTCGCCGAGCTCGCCGCCAGGCACCCCGGGACCCGGGTTCCGGCCGATGCCGCCGCGCTCGCGGAGTACTTCGTCTTCACCGACTTCGCCAAGTTCATCGAGATCTACCTGTCCGTGGTCGACCTGATCAGCACGCCCGAGGACGTCCGGCTGCTGACCTACGAGGTCGCCCGCGAGATGGCCGGCCAGAACATCCGGTACTGCGAGCTCACCGTCACGCCGTACACGTCGGTACTGCGCGGAGTCGCGCCGGAGGCGTTCTGCGAGGCGATCGAGGACGCCCGGACCGCGGCGGAGAAGGAGCTCGGCGTGGTCCTGCGCTGGATCTTCGACATCCCCGGCGAGTCCGGTCTGCCCGCTGCCGCCGAGACGCTGCGGATCGCGACCGAGCTCCGCCCCGAGGGTCTGGTCGGCTTCGGCCTCGGCGGCCCGGAGATCGGCGTACCGCGGCCGCAGTTCGCCCCGTACTTCGATGCTGCCCGCGCGGCCGGGCTGCACAGCGTGCCGCACGCGGGCGAGACCACCGGCCCGGAGACCATCTGGGACGCGCTGCGGGTGCTGAAGGCCGAGCGGATCGGTCACGGCACCTCCGCCCTGCAGGACCCGGCGCTGGTCGACCACCTGGGTGAGCACCGGATCCCGCTCGAGGTCAGCCCGACCTCCAACCTGGCCACCCGCGTGGTCGCGTCGTACGACGAACACCCGCTGCGCGGGATGGTCGAGGCCGGCCTGGTGGTCACCATCAACTCCGACGACCCGCCGATGTTCGGCACCGACCTGGTCAGCGAGTACGCCGTCGCCGCCGACCTGCTGAACCTCGACAACCAGGGCGCGGCCGACCTGGCCCGTACCGCCGTCGAGGTGTCCTTCGCCGATGACGGCACGAAGACCGCACTGCTCGCGGAGATCGATGAGTACGTCGCCCAGGCGTGA
- a CDS encoding L-threonylcarbamoyladenylate synthase → MHPVSERFDFTGDELAPAYRAAVDAIEAGDLVVLPTDTVYGIAADAFKADAVQRLLDAKGRGRDMPPPVLISVVESLDALATDVPDAGRKLCEAFWPGPLTVICHAQGSLMWDLGDTQGTVALRVPDHENTRELLSRTGPLAVSSANLSGQPAALDVYDAEEQLLDTVAVYLDGGAVDGGEPSTIVDLTGDFPHIVRIGALSVRQIRDVVPEATTDDEPTEVAPEASEEETKKDDEPTAKQEKATDVRPAD, encoded by the coding sequence ATGCACCCCGTGAGCGAGCGCTTTGACTTCACCGGTGACGAGTTGGCGCCGGCCTACCGCGCGGCCGTGGACGCGATCGAGGCGGGCGACCTGGTCGTGCTGCCGACCGACACGGTCTACGGGATTGCCGCCGACGCCTTCAAGGCCGACGCCGTCCAGCGGCTGCTGGACGCCAAGGGTCGTGGCCGCGACATGCCGCCCCCGGTACTGATTTCGGTGGTCGAGTCGCTGGACGCGCTGGCGACCGACGTACCGGATGCCGGACGGAAGCTGTGCGAGGCGTTCTGGCCGGGTCCGCTGACGGTGATCTGCCACGCGCAGGGATCGCTGATGTGGGACCTGGGGGACACCCAGGGAACCGTCGCGCTGCGGGTGCCCGACCACGAGAACACCCGCGAGCTGCTGTCGCGCACGGGACCGCTGGCCGTGAGCTCCGCCAACCTGAGCGGTCAGCCGGCGGCGCTGGACGTGTACGACGCCGAGGAGCAGTTGCTGGACACCGTGGCCGTCTACCTCGACGGTGGCGCGGTGGACGGCGGCGAGCCGTCGACGATCGTCGACCTGACCGGCGACTTCCCGCACATCGTCCGGATCGGCGCTCTGTCGGTGCGGCAGATCCGCGACGTCGTGCCCGAGGCGACCACGGACGACGAGCCAACCGAAGTCGCACCCGAGGCGTCAGAGGAAGAGACGAAGAAGGACGACGAGCCCACCGCGAAGCAGGAGAAGGCGACCGATGTGAGGCCTGCGGACTAG
- a CDS encoding glycosyltransferase family 4 protein, which yields MREYLLVLFVAMATTFLLTGVARQIALRYGAVAKVRTRDVHKVPIPYFGGVSILAGLIAGFAVASNLPFLGDSLQVAHDARAILVGGVVICAVGVIDDLYELDAITKLAGQVLAVGVMVVQGIQLYWLPLPGGIFSPPPAQLAVLTAGILLVSTNAVNFVDGLDGLAAGVTAIGAGAFFTYSYLLNVEQNLDRATTSTLITVALAGACLGFLPHNFFPARVFMGDSGALLIGLMLAASTISLTGQMDPNAVPYEVGGSSLLPALLPLILPIAVLAIPALDLTMAYVRRTKAGRSPFAADKLHLHHRLMQRGHSHRRAVLLMYLWTFLISFGVVVLGLQLKWWTALLVLAVAVTAILLTTGLPRRAGRTLSKV from the coding sequence GTGCGCGAGTATCTGCTGGTCCTGTTCGTGGCGATGGCCACGACCTTCCTGCTGACCGGTGTGGCCCGGCAGATCGCCCTGCGGTACGGCGCCGTCGCCAAGGTCCGGACCCGGGACGTGCACAAGGTCCCGATCCCGTACTTCGGCGGCGTCTCGATCCTGGCCGGCCTGATCGCCGGCTTCGCGGTCGCCTCCAACCTGCCCTTCCTCGGCGACAGCCTGCAGGTCGCCCACGACGCCCGCGCGATCCTGGTCGGCGGGGTGGTGATCTGCGCCGTCGGCGTGATCGACGACCTGTACGAACTGGACGCGATCACCAAGCTGGCCGGTCAGGTGCTGGCCGTCGGCGTGATGGTTGTCCAGGGCATCCAGCTGTACTGGCTGCCGCTGCCCGGCGGCATCTTCTCGCCGCCACCGGCCCAGCTCGCCGTACTGACCGCGGGCATCCTGCTGGTCTCCACCAACGCGGTGAACTTCGTCGACGGCCTGGACGGTCTGGCCGCCGGCGTCACCGCGATCGGCGCCGGCGCCTTCTTCACCTACTCCTACCTGCTGAACGTCGAGCAGAACCTCGACCGGGCCACCACCTCGACGCTGATCACGGTCGCGCTGGCCGGCGCCTGCCTGGGCTTCCTGCCGCACAACTTCTTTCCAGCAAGGGTTTTCATGGGCGACTCGGGCGCCCTGCTGATCGGATTGATGCTGGCCGCGTCGACGATCAGCCTGACCGGTCAGATGGACCCCAACGCCGTTCCGTACGAGGTCGGTGGCTCCAGCCTGCTGCCCGCGCTGCTCCCGCTGATCCTGCCGATCGCGGTGCTGGCGATCCCGGCGCTCGACCTGACGATGGCCTACGTCCGCCGGACGAAGGCCGGCCGTTCGCCGTTCGCGGCCGACAAGCTGCACCTCCACCACCGGCTGATGCAACGCGGCCACTCGCACCGTCGCGCGGTCCTGCTGATGTACCTGTGGACGTTCCTGATCTCGTTCGGCGTGGTGGTCCTCGGGCTGCAACTGAAGTGGTGGACGGCCCTGCTCGTGCTCGCGGTCGCGGTCACCGCCATCCTGCTCACCACCGGCCTGCCCCGGCGCGCCGGACGGACCCTCTCGAAGGTCTGA
- the atpB gene encoding F0F1 ATP synthase subunit A, whose protein sequence is MIAGVSTEFIPPGPGSFDLPPIIDGVEWFTKPVLVATLSVVVIAWFFWGAARKSAVVPGRLQFAGELGYNFVRNTIARDTIGTKEYMKFVPYLFGLFFFILLNNVAASIPFLQFPTFSHVGWAYAAGVSSWLVYNVVGIRRHGLWGYFKHQTMPAGVPLALLPLMIPIEFVSNIVVRPFSLAVRLFANMFAGHILLLVFVLGGEYMLFESGSIAVAGAGVVTFLMGLAIAGLELFVQCIQAYIFVILSAQYIGSALAEDH, encoded by the coding sequence GTGATCGCCGGAGTTTCGACCGAGTTCATCCCGCCCGGTCCGGGAAGTTTCGACCTACCGCCCATCATCGACGGCGTCGAATGGTTCACCAAGCCTGTCCTGGTGGCCACGTTGTCGGTCGTCGTGATCGCCTGGTTCTTCTGGGGAGCCGCCCGCAAGTCCGCGGTCGTGCCCGGCCGCCTGCAGTTCGCCGGCGAACTGGGCTACAACTTCGTCCGCAACACGATCGCCCGGGACACGATCGGCACCAAGGAGTACATGAAGTTCGTGCCGTACCTGTTCGGCCTGTTCTTCTTCATCCTGCTGAACAACGTCGCGGCGTCGATCCCGTTCCTCCAGTTCCCGACCTTCAGCCACGTCGGCTGGGCCTACGCCGCCGGTGTTTCCAGCTGGCTGGTCTACAACGTGGTCGGTATCCGCAGGCACGGACTGTGGGGCTACTTCAAGCACCAGACGATGCCGGCCGGTGTGCCGCTGGCCCTGCTGCCGCTGATGATCCCGATCGAGTTCGTTTCGAACATCGTGGTCCGGCCGTTCTCGCTGGCCGTGCGGCTGTTCGCCAACATGTTCGCCGGGCACATCCTGCTGCTGGTGTTCGTGCTCGGTGGCGAGTACATGCTGTTCGAGTCCGGCAGCATCGCCGTCGCCGGCGCCGGTGTCGTCACCTTCCTGATGGGGCTGGCCATCGCCGGACTGGAGCTGTTCGTCCAGTGCATCCAGGCCTACATCTTCGTCATCCTCTCGGCGCAGTACATCGGTAGCGCGCTGGCCGAGGACCACTGA
- the atpE gene encoding ATP synthase F0 subunit C → MMALEITGDIVMLGYGLATLGPGIGVGLIFAAVINGTARQPEAQSKLQSIAWIGFGVVEVLAIIGIALAFVFQGS, encoded by the coding sequence ATGATGGCTCTTGAAATCACCGGCGACATCGTCATGCTCGGCTACGGGCTGGCCACGCTCGGACCTGGTATCGGCGTCGGTCTGATCTTCGCCGCGGTGATCAACGGAACCGCCCGTCAGCCGGAGGCGCAGAGCAAGCTGCAGTCCATCGCCTGGATCGGTTTCGGCGTCGTCGAGGTGCTGGCGATCATCGGTATCGCCTTGGCCTTCGTCTTCCAAGGCAGCTGA
- a CDS encoding F0F1 ATP synthase subunit B, which yields MLTKVLPLSAAGENNPLMPHLSEVIFGFVFLILLTILARKFVVPRFEKAYADRTQAIEGGMEAAKQAQTEAKAALDKYNAQLAEARQEAAKIREDAREQGALIIAELREQANTEAERIVTHARTQIEAERAQAVASLRSEVGTMATTLAGRIVGESLEDEARQRRTVERFLADLEASESARQAVGTDG from the coding sequence ATGCTGACGAAAGTGCTTCCACTGTCGGCAGCGGGCGAGAACAACCCGCTGATGCCGCACCTGTCCGAGGTGATCTTCGGTTTCGTCTTCCTGATCCTGCTGACCATCCTTGCCCGCAAGTTCGTCGTCCCGAGGTTCGAGAAGGCCTACGCCGACCGGACCCAGGCCATCGAAGGCGGCATGGAGGCGGCCAAGCAGGCTCAGACCGAGGCGAAGGCAGCGCTCGACAAGTACAACGCGCAGCTGGCGGAAGCCCGGCAGGAAGCTGCGAAGATCCGCGAGGACGCGCGTGAGCAGGGTGCGCTCATCATCGCGGAGCTGCGCGAGCAGGCGAACACCGAAGCCGAGCGGATCGTGACGCACGCCCGGACCCAGATCGAGGCCGAGCGGGCTCAGGCCGTCGCGTCACTGCGCAGCGAGGTCGGCACCATGGCGACCACGCTGGCCGGCCGGATCGTCGGCGAATCGCTCGAGGACGAGGCGCGTCAGCGCCGCACCGTCGAGCGCTTCCTGGCGGACCTGGAAGCGTCGGAGTCGGCTCGCCAGGCAGTTGGAACGGACGGCTGA
- a CDS encoding F0F1 ATP synthase subunit delta, whose amino-acid sequence MRGASRESLARAQEALAGVTVTEGLGAELFSVAKLLDGNGSLRRALTDPGRSGATKTELAEQLFSGKISAPAQTILSAAVAGRWVSGRDLADALDQLSVEADVAYADGQRKLDELEDELFRLDRVVTAERQLNDKLSDRNIAVTARQELIHGLLQGKADPATVRLAERAVDGRGRNFAGSMRSYQVAAAARRSASIATVRVAAELSEAERTRLAAVLGRQYGRDIQLNVIVDPSVVGGVRVDIGDEVIDGTIAARLDEAQRRIAG is encoded by the coding sequence ATGCGCGGCGCATCGAGGGAGTCACTCGCCCGGGCCCAGGAGGCCCTGGCGGGTGTCACCGTCACCGAAGGCCTGGGCGCCGAGTTGTTCTCGGTGGCCAAGCTGCTCGACGGCAACGGCTCGCTCCGGCGGGCGCTGACCGACCCGGGCCGCTCGGGCGCGACCAAGACCGAGCTCGCCGAGCAGTTGTTCAGTGGCAAGATCTCCGCCCCGGCGCAGACGATCCTGTCCGCCGCCGTGGCCGGCCGCTGGGTCAGCGGCCGTGACCTCGCCGACGCGCTCGACCAGCTGAGCGTGGAGGCCGACGTCGCGTACGCCGACGGCCAGCGCAAGCTGGACGAACTGGAGGACGAGCTGTTCCGGCTCGACCGGGTGGTCACCGCCGAGCGGCAGCTCAACGACAAGCTGAGCGACCGCAACATCGCGGTGACGGCCCGGCAGGAACTGATCCACGGACTGCTGCAGGGCAAGGCCGACCCCGCCACCGTGCGGCTGGCCGAGCGGGCGGTGGACGGCCGGGGCCGCAACTTCGCGGGCTCCATGCGGTCCTACCAGGTCGCGGCCGCGGCCCGGCGCAGCGCCAGCATCGCGACCGTCCGGGTCGCCGCCGAGCTGTCCGAGGCGGAGCGCACCCGGCTCGCCGCGGTGCTCGGCCGGCAGTACGGCCGCGACATCCAGCTGAACGTGATCGTCGACCCCTCGGTCGTCGGCGGCGTCCGGGTGGACATCGGTGACGAAGTGATCGACGGAACCATCGCGGCCAGGCTCGACGAGGCGCAACGGCGCATCGCGGGCTGA
- the atpA gene encoding F0F1 ATP synthase subunit alpha → MAELTIRPEEIRDALDQFVRNYEPDEAAREEVGTVIDAGDGIAHVEGLPSAMTNELLVFEDGTQGIALNLDVRNIGVVVLGEFGGIEEGQQVRRTGTVLSVPVGEGYLGRVVDPLGKPIDGLGEITGIEGSRALELQAAGVMDRQEVREPLQTGIKAIDGMIPIGRGQRQLIIGDRKTGKTAIAIDTIINQKANWDSGDPKKQVRCIYVAIGQKGSTIAAVRGALEEAGAMEYTTIVASPASDAAGFKYVAPYTGSAIGQHWMYQGKHVLIVFDDLTKQAEAYRSMSLLLRRPPGREAYPGDVFYLHSRLLERCAKLSDELGAGSMTGLPVIETKANDVSAFIPTNVISITDGQIFLQSDLFNANIRPAIDVGISVSRVGGAAQVKGMKKVSGTLKLDLAQFRAMEAFAMFASDLDATSRRQLDRGQRLVELLRQPQYSPYPVEDQTVSIWAGTTGKFDDVPVNDVLRFEREFLDFLRRESNVLDAVRESGKFEEESGDAVTEALKKFKPTFQTSDGQLLAGKEETKAMDSEDVEQEQITKQKRG, encoded by the coding sequence ATGGCTGAGCTCACGATCAGGCCGGAGGAGATCCGGGACGCCCTGGATCAGTTCGTCCGCAACTACGAGCCGGACGAGGCCGCCCGCGAAGAGGTCGGCACCGTGATCGACGCGGGCGACGGCATCGCGCACGTCGAGGGACTGCCCTCGGCGATGACCAACGAGCTGCTCGTGTTCGAGGACGGCACCCAGGGCATCGCGCTGAACCTCGACGTCCGCAACATCGGCGTCGTCGTGCTCGGCGAGTTCGGTGGTATCGAGGAGGGCCAGCAGGTCCGCCGGACCGGCACGGTCCTCTCGGTCCCGGTCGGCGAGGGCTACCTGGGTCGCGTCGTCGACCCGCTGGGCAAGCCGATCGACGGCCTCGGTGAGATCACCGGCATCGAGGGCAGCCGCGCGCTGGAGCTGCAGGCAGCCGGCGTGATGGACCGCCAGGAGGTCCGCGAGCCGCTGCAGACCGGGATCAAGGCGATCGACGGGATGATCCCGATCGGCCGGGGCCAGCGTCAGCTGATCATCGGTGACCGCAAGACCGGCAAGACCGCGATCGCGATCGACACGATCATCAACCAGAAGGCCAACTGGGACTCCGGCGACCCGAAGAAGCAGGTTCGCTGCATCTACGTCGCGATCGGCCAGAAGGGCTCGACGATCGCCGCCGTCCGCGGCGCGCTCGAAGAGGCCGGCGCGATGGAGTACACCACCATCGTCGCCTCCCCGGCGTCCGACGCGGCCGGCTTCAAGTACGTCGCGCCGTACACCGGTTCGGCCATCGGCCAGCACTGGATGTACCAGGGCAAGCACGTCCTGATCGTGTTCGACGACCTGACCAAGCAGGCCGAGGCCTACCGGTCGATGTCGCTGCTGCTGCGCCGCCCGCCGGGCCGTGAGGCCTACCCGGGTGACGTCTTCTACCTGCACAGCCGGCTGCTCGAGCGCTGCGCGAAGCTGAGCGACGAGCTGGGCGCCGGCTCGATGACCGGTCTGCCGGTGATCGAGACCAAGGCCAACGACGTCTCGGCCTTCATCCCGACCAACGTCATCTCCATCACCGACGGCCAGATCTTCCTGCAGTCCGACCTGTTCAACGCGAACATCCGGCCGGCCATCGACGTCGGCATCTCGGTGTCGCGGGTCGGCGGCGCCGCCCAGGTCAAGGGCATGAAGAAGGTCTCCGGCACGCTGAAGCTGGACCTCGCCCAGTTCCGCGCGATGGAGGCGTTCGCGATGTTCGCCTCCGACCTCGACGCCACCTCGCGCCGCCAGCTGGACCGCGGTCAGCGACTGGTCGAGCTGCTGCGTCAGCCGCAGTACTCGCCGTACCCGGTCGAGGACCAGACCGTCTCGATCTGGGCCGGTACCACCGGCAAGTTCGACGACGTCCCGGTCAACGACGTGCTCCGGTTCGAGCGTGAGTTCCTGGACTTCCTGCGCCGGGAGAGCAACGTGCTCGACGCCGTCCGCGAGTCGGGCAAGTTCGAGGAGGAGTCGGGCGACGCGGTGACCGAGGCGCTGAAGAAGTTCAAGCCGACCTTCCAGACCTCCGACGGCCAGCTGCTGGCCGGCAAGGAGGAGACGAAGGCGATGGACTCCGAGGACGTCGAGCAGGAGCAGATCACCAAGCAGAAGCGGGGCTGA
- a CDS encoding F0F1 ATP synthase subunit gamma has protein sequence MPATQRELKDRRSSVSTIKKLTRAMELIAASRIVKAQQRAKAAGPYARELTRAVSAVATFSNVDHPLTTEKPNPKRAAVLLITSDRGQAGAYSSSVIREGERLNQLLREDDKEIVPFLSGRKGIAYYTFRQRDIAQSWSGDSDAPSFARAREVADALIEAFLTPTEEGGVDEIHIVFTRFVSMLTQRPDVIRLLPLEVVEGEEAPAAEDVLPLYEFEPSAEDVLDGLLPKYVASRIHYCMLQAAASELASRQRAMKSATDNAQDLIERLTREYNQVRQSAITQEISEIVGGANALADANAGSE, from the coding sequence ATGCCCGCAACCCAACGTGAGCTGAAGGATCGGCGGAGCTCCGTCTCCACGATCAAGAAGCTCACCCGTGCGATGGAGCTCATCGCGGCGTCCCGGATCGTCAAGGCGCAGCAACGCGCCAAGGCCGCCGGACCGTACGCGCGTGAGCTCACCCGAGCCGTGTCGGCGGTGGCGACGTTCTCGAACGTCGACCACCCGCTGACCACCGAGAAGCCGAACCCCAAGCGGGCCGCGGTGCTCCTGATCACCTCCGACCGCGGCCAGGCCGGCGCGTACTCCTCGTCCGTGATTCGCGAAGGTGAGCGGCTGAACCAGCTGCTGCGCGAGGACGACAAGGAGATCGTGCCGTTCCTGAGCGGCCGCAAGGGGATCGCCTACTACACCTTCCGGCAGCGCGACATCGCGCAGTCGTGGAGCGGTGACTCCGACGCGCCGTCGTTCGCCCGGGCGCGTGAGGTCGCCGACGCCCTGATCGAGGCCTTCCTGACCCCGACCGAGGAGGGCGGCGTGGACGAGATCCACATCGTCTTCACCCGGTTCGTGTCGATGCTGACCCAGCGCCCGGATGTCATCCGGTTGCTGCCGTTGGAGGTCGTCGAGGGCGAGGAGGCACCGGCCGCCGAGGACGTACTGCCGCTGTACGAGTTCGAGCCGTCCGCCGAGGACGTGCTCGACGGACTGCTGCCGAAGTACGTCGCGAGCCGGATCCACTACTGCATGCTGCAGGCGGCGGCCTCCGAGCTGGCCAGCCGGCAGCGCGCGATGAAGTCCGCGACGGACAACGCGCAGGATCTGATCGAACGACTGACCCGCGAGTACAACCAAGTGCGGCAGTCGGCCATTACCCAGGAAATCAGCGAGATCGTCGGTGGCGCGAACGCGCTGGCCGATGCCAACGCCGGGAGCGAGTGA